CTATTGAAGACGTGGAGCTAAACTATTATTAAAAATTAATCAAATAATTTACTTACAGATTTGTTTTCGTAAATACGAACAATTGCATCTGCAAGTAATGTAGCAACAGATAATTCTTTAATTTTTGGTATTTTCTTTTCATCTGGTAATTGAATTGAATTTGTAACAACCAATTCTTTAATTACAGAGTTTTCAATACGTTCAATTGCTGGACCTGATAGTACTGGGTGAGTACAGCAAGCATACACTTCTTTTGCACCGCTTTTTACTAAAGCTTCAGCACCGATTGTAATTGTACCAGCTGTATCAATGATATCGTCGATTAAGATACAAACTTTTCCGTCAACATTCCCAACAATGTTCATAACTTCTGCAACATTTGGTTTTGGACGACGTTTATCGATAATAGCAATTGGTGTTTTTAAACGTTCGGCCATTTTACGAGCACGAGTTACGCCACCGTGGTCAGGAGATACTACCACAACATCTTCTGGGTTGAAACCTTTTTGTTTAAAGTAATCAGATAACAAAGGAACACCCATTAAGTGATCAATTAGAATATCGAAGAAACCTTGGATTTGTGGAGCGTGCAAATCAAGAACAACTACGCGTGTTGCACCAGCAGTTTCTAATAAGTTTGCCACTAATTTTGCCGTAATTGGTTCACGTGAGCGTGCTTTACGGTCTTGACGAGCATAGCCATAATAAGGCATTACTACGTTTACTGTACGTGCAGATGCACGTTTTACAGCATCAACCATAATCAGTAGTTCCATTAAATTTTCATTTACTGGAGCTGAAGTTGACTGAACAATAAATACGTCACAACCACGAATACTTTCCTCAATACTGATTTGGATTTCTCCATCACTAAAGTGTTTTACAGAACTTTTCCCTAATTCTACACCTACTTCTTTAGCAATTGCTGCAGCAAGTGGTTCATTTGAATTTAGTGAAAAGATTTTTAAATTTGAGTTAGCATATTGATACGGCATGATGGCCTCCTGTTAATTTTTAATTATTTTAAATTTAATTTGTTAACATAGTTTTCTTTGTTTTCTTGTCGAGAACGTCCGATAGCAAGTGCATTTTCTGGAACATCTTTTGTAACAGTTGAACCAGCAGCGACAAATGAGTTTTTGCCAACTGTGACAGGAGCTATCAAATTAGCGTTACATCCAACAAAAGCATGATCTTCAATTACTGTTTGGTATTTATTTTTACCATCATAGTTTACAGTAATTGTGCCACAACCAATATTGACGTCAGTACCTATTTTCGCATCTCCTAAGTAAGTTAAATGCGATGCTTTACTACCTTCGCCAAGTGTCGTTTTTTTCAATTCTACAAAATTACCAACCTTCGCATGGTTACCAACATTTGATGCTGGACGTATATGCGCAAACGGACCAATTGCAACATCATCTCCAATTTGGCTATCTTCAACTACAGAGGAATGTACTGTCGTACGATTACCAATTTGGCTATTTTGAATATGACTATTAGGTCCTATTAAACAATCTTCACCGATGACAGAAGGGCCTTCAATCATCACACCTGGTTGAATAACTGTATCACGACCAATCTTTGCATCAACGCTGATATATGTGTTCTCAGGGTTAATAATTGTAACGCCATTACGCATATGATTTTCGTTAATGCGATTACGCATGATTTTTTCCGCTTGGGATAGAGCAAATCGGTCATTTACACCAAGTGTTTCAGAAAAGTTATCTGTAACATAAGCCGCTACAACTTCTCCTTGTTTTTGCAAAATTTCAATCACATCTGGTAAATAATATTCACCTTGTGCATTATCATTATTGACTAGTTTCAACGCAGCAAACAAGGCCTTGTTATCAAAGCAATACGTTCCTGTGTTGATTTCGGTTACTTTTTGTTGTTCAGGTGTTGCGTCTTTTTGTTCGACGATTTGAGCTACCTGACCATCTTCCCTACGTAATATACGGCCATAACCTTTAGGATCTTCGGCAATCGCAGTTAATATTGTTGCTTTTGCCTGATTTGCTTCGTGATATTCATATAGCGCTTTCATTGTTTCTGGACGAATTAATGGTGTATCGCCACAGATGACAATGGTTGTGCCCTCTAAATCACCAAGTAGTGGCTCTGCTTGTTGTACTGCATGAGCTGTACCTAACTGTTCAGCTTGTAACACATATTCACTTTTATCTTTTAATTGTTCTTGAACCTTTTCTGCACCATGACCAACTACCGTCACAATACGTTCTGTATTCAATTCTTGAATATGGTCTACTACATGTTCAACCATCGGCTTGCCACAAACCGGATGTAGAACTTTATATAATTTGGACTTCATACGCGTGCCTTGGCCAGCAGCCAAAATTACGGCATAAATATTCGTCATTTTCGCAAGTCCTCCATTTAAGCAGATTTTCTCTTTAGACTATAAAGCAAATTTAATTAATTTTCAAGACTTTACGGCTTGACAAAACAATGAAGTTCAAATTAATATTATAAATTTTGTCTATTTTATTTTAATAAAAATTCCTAGAGTAATAAAAATTTACAATTCTAAACTATTTGTATATCTGGAAACCTCAATTAATCCTTCAGCAACTTTTTTAATATCTTCCCTAGTTGTATGACTACTAAAGGAAATTCGAAAGAATTGTCGCGCTTCATCCTTATGATAACCCATCGCTATTATTGCTTTCGTTCCAACCGAATTATTGACATCACATGCGCTACCTGTTGAGATATAAATTCCTCGTTCATTTAAACGTAGCATTATATATTGCCCTTCTAATCCATTCATTCGCATGCCACAAATAGCCGGGTATTGTGCTTCAGTGGGTGCCTCAACAAATTGATAAGGACTATCTACTAATAATTTTTTTAATGTATTCCGTAATGTTGATAAATACAATAAGTTTGTTTGCTCTTTACTTTCTATTGCTGCTACTGCAAAAGCAGCGATTCCTGGTACATCTACAGTACCACCACGTAATCCCCCTTCATGTGTCAACCCAGGAAATAGAGGAGCAACTTTACATTTAGGATGAATGTATACGGCTCCACACCCCTTCGGTCCCCCAACTTTATGTGCAGAAAATGTCATTGCATCTACTTCACTAGCAAAACTTTCTAAAGGAAACTTTGTAAACGATTGAACACAATCTACATGACAACGGATCTGATGCTTTTTTGCTAATTTAGTGATTTGCTCGATAGGTTGAATGGATCCTATCTCCGAATTGATATGCTGAATAGAAATGAGTATGGTATCTTCACATATAACCTCACGAATTGCTTGTAACCTAACCTGCCCATTTTGACCGAGTGGTAATCTGGTGATTCGAAATCCTTCTTGTTCTAGTGTATTCATTGCAGCATGCACAGAAGTATGCTCTGCAGCACTAGTAATGATATGTTTCCCTTTCTGAGCATTAGCACGAGCGATTGAAAGTATAGCTATTAGATTTCCTTCCGTTCCACTCCCTGTAAAATAAATCCCTTCTGGCATAACACCTGCACAATGTGCGATCATACGTCTGGCATTCTCTACTATTTGTTTCGCGTTTGTCCCTTCATTATGAGGGCTCGATGGATTTCCATAAAACCTTTTTGCTATATCTCTGTATGTTTCTATAGCTTGTTCAGTCATTGGCGCTGTTGCTGCGTAATCAGCATAAACCATAAGTCTGCCTCCTTTTGTCAAGTACGATACATAAAAGCAACATTATATTTAGCAGAATCATAACCTTAAAAATACTTGTTTTAATTAATATTTTATGTCAAGATATGTGACAAGACAATTGTAAAGAAGGTTATAGACATGGAGATTTATACAGATGTCATTATTTTAGGCAGTGGGGTTGCAGCACTTCAATCAGCGCGTATTCTTAGTCAAAAACTCCGCGTCCAGATTATTACAAAGTCAAATTTACGAAGTAGTAGCACATATTACGCGCAAGGTGGGATCGCTGGTGTTCAGAGTCCAAACGATTCACTCCAACTTCATATTCAAGATACATTAGATGCTGGTGGTCAACACAATCACAAAGAACATGTTGACACCTTGGTTACAGAAGGCATTAAAAGTTTAGAACAAATAATTGAAGAAGGTTTTCCTGTCGATCGGTTAACAAATGGACAAATTTCACTTGGATTAGAAGGTG
This window of the Rummeliibacillus pycnus genome carries:
- the glmU gene encoding bifunctional UDP-N-acetylglucosamine diphosphorylase/glucosamine-1-phosphate N-acetyltransferase GlmU, which gives rise to MTNIYAVILAAGQGTRMKSKLYKVLHPVCGKPMVEHVVDHIQELNTERIVTVVGHGAEKVQEQLKDKSEYVLQAEQLGTAHAVQQAEPLLGDLEGTTIVICGDTPLIRPETMKALYEYHEANQAKATILTAIAEDPKGYGRILRREDGQVAQIVEQKDATPEQQKVTEINTGTYCFDNKALFAALKLVNNDNAQGEYYLPDVIEILQKQGEVVAAYVTDNFSETLGVNDRFALSQAEKIMRNRINENHMRNGVTIINPENTYISVDAKIGRDTVIQPGVMIEGPSVIGEDCLIGPNSHIQNSQIGNRTTVHSSVVEDSQIGDDVAIGPFAHIRPASNVGNHAKVGNFVELKKTTLGEGSKASHLTYLGDAKIGTDVNIGCGTITVNYDGKNKYQTVIEDHAFVGCNANLIAPVTVGKNSFVAAGSTVTKDVPENALAIGRSRQENKENYVNKLNLK
- a CDS encoding ribose-phosphate diphosphokinase yields the protein MPYQYANSNLKIFSLNSNEPLAAAIAKEVGVELGKSSVKHFSDGEIQISIEESIRGCDVFIVQSTSAPVNENLMELLIMVDAVKRASARTVNVVMPYYGYARQDRKARSREPITAKLVANLLETAGATRVVVLDLHAPQIQGFFDILIDHLMGVPLLSDYFKQKGFNPEDVVVVSPDHGGVTRARKMAERLKTPIAIIDKRRPKPNVAEVMNIVGNVDGKVCILIDDIIDTAGTITIGAEALVKSGAKEVYACCTHPVLSGPAIERIENSVIKELVVTNSIQLPDEKKIPKIKELSVATLLADAIVRIYENKSVSKLFD
- a CDS encoding cysteine desulfurase family protein, producing MVYADYAATAPMTEQAIETYRDIAKRFYGNPSSPHNEGTNAKQIVENARRMIAHCAGVMPEGIYFTGSGTEGNLIAILSIARANAQKGKHIITSAAEHTSVHAAMNTLEQEGFRITRLPLGQNGQVRLQAIREVICEDTILISIQHINSEIGSIQPIEQITKLAKKHQIRCHVDCVQSFTKFPLESFASEVDAMTFSAHKVGGPKGCGAVYIHPKCKVAPLFPGLTHEGGLRGGTVDVPGIAAFAVAAIESKEQTNLLYLSTLRNTLKKLLVDSPYQFVEAPTEAQYPAICGMRMNGLEGQYIMLRLNERGIYISTGSACDVNNSVGTKAIIAMGYHKDEARQFFRISFSSHTTREDIKKVAEGLIEVSRYTNSLEL